The Arachis duranensis cultivar V14167 chromosome 9, aradu.V14167.gnm2.J7QH, whole genome shotgun sequence genomic sequence tctaatagatataatattttctttcaaattttaaaagattaaagtttaatttagaaaaataagtacaatatactaatatattccaaaatttcttaaaattaatttttaaactggattttcgaattttagttttttaatctgtatttcaaaattaaaaaatattgtatctattgaatatatttattttaatttttaaaaaaattaatataataaaaagttaattaaagAAATCATTTAAGAAATACTTAGATGTACTGTTTTGCTTAAGCTTTTCAGTTTACGGCTAAATATCATATTCCCCTActtttatcctaatttaacCATTAATCCATAAGCTTCCAAACGTAAACGCGTACTCATTGTTGATACTAACAAAAAGCATAAAGCAATTCActcattttcctttttattcaatcaaatttccctctagagagaaaaaaatagagCAAAACCAAAGCGGATAATTAAAGTTAATAATGATCCATTAACTCTATTGGAAAAAGATTCACAAATTAGGGTGAAAGAGTAAAAAAGGTTAGTTGTATTTGCATGATTTTGGtggtttttaaattattgcggTAAAGGGAGGAAACACAAGTAACCAAAAACCCAACTGGGTCCAACCAGTAAACCAGCTGTCAAACTCGAACCCATCACACTGTTTCTCTTTTTCTAGTTGCCTTTTCCCACGGTATTCAATCCGCGACTCCGGTTTCCCCAAAATACCCTTTCAAATATTATCAtatcttttgttttattatcatatcatctcttttttttattagataagataatataatatCTTTAGTATTTAGATTAAATAACATAATTGCGTTAAGCAAGTATAAGAACATTAACGGCAAACAGAGAGAGCCCCTTTTCCACACACACTCTTTTGCGCTGCGAAGGAGGCAGCAGCGGCAACACCACCAACCAAACTTTTCTTTtcgtcttttattttttttattttatttttttgcttccAAACACAAAACCATGGGACTCATGGGACGAGCCCTTCCCGCCGGCGTCATCGAAGCTCCGGCTTATGTGCAGCTATGGCGGCCACATCGTTCCCCGGCCTCACGACAAGTCGCTCTGCTATGTCGGCGGCGACACGCGAATCGTGGTGGTTGAGCGAACAACTTCACTCGCGGACCTGTCCACGCGCCTCTCAAAGACGTTCCTGAATGGAAGACCGTTCAGCCTCAAGTACCAGCTCCCGAACGAAGACCTGGATTCTTTGATTTCTGTTACCACCGACGAGGACCTCGACAACATGATCGACGAGTATGACCGAACCAACAACAACCCTTCCGTGAAACCCTCGCGAATTCGGCTCTTCCTCTTCCCAACAAAGCCTGAATCGGTTCAGAGTATTCCGCCCATTCTAGAAAGTTCCGCCAAGTCTGATGATTGGTTCCTCAACGCCCTAAACGGCTCTGGATTGCTCAACCGGGGTTTCTCTGACTCTGCCTCTGTGAATTGCCTTTTGGGTCTCGACGACGATGCTTCGGGGAATAATGTTGACCATAGCTCAAGGGACCCTGTCGAGGCTTCTTCTCAGCCTGGATCTTTTGGAAATGGCAAGAATCCCAAACAGGAGGTTCATTCTGTTCCCGATTCGCCTATGCTGGAGACTACTTCTTCGTTTGGCTCTACTTCTTCATCGCCGTCGCTGGCCAATTTGCCGCCGATTAGGGTTCATGTGGAAGATGGCAGCGGTGGCGGCGGGGTTAGGATGGTGCAGGATCACAAGGTTTTGGGAATTGAGGAGCAGTTTGCGCAGATGGGTGTGAGTGTTGCCGGTGGATTGGGGCAGAAGCAAGACGAGGGGCTGGTGGTGCTTTCTTCGCCTCCGCCTCCGCCTGTGCCGGTCACTCTATCTGCCGCTGGGGTGGGTGTGCCTGTTAGCTCAGCGTTGGTGTCTGGGGAGTACCAGAACAGGGTTTTCTCCGATGATGAGAGATCGGATCATAGCGTGCCTGTGGGTTACAGAAAACCACCGACACCTCAGCCACAGTTGCAGCAACAACCACAGCTTCAGCCTCAGCCTCAGTCTCAGCCGCAGCAAACACAGTCACAGTCACAACCTCAACATCAACAGGTTTTACAGCCTCAATTTCAACCCAAGTCAACTGGCGTCGTTGATTTGCCTTCTCCAGATTCAGTTTCAAGGTATTCTCAGTTTCATCCTTCTCTTTGTTATTCGTTATATGCATGTCGTTTTGGGTATGTGAATTCGCAATTGGATCATTCATTAATTGTTTCATTCATCTGGATGGTTTGTGAATTGTCACTTGGTATCACTGCGtcttatttttatgatttggatTTGGATTATTGTAATTCTGGAATGCTGGATTGGTTTGGTACTGTCTGAATTAGGGTCTTGTTGGTGCTTTTGTTTTGATCCTGCAGTGATAGTAGTCTTTCAAATGCAATCTCTCGGCAAAAAGCTGTGATCTATCAAGACCAAGTTCAGATTCAGCCTGGGACTACAAGGGTTCCTAGTAACCCGGTTGATCCAAAACTAAACGTGTCCGATCCTCATGGTCGGATCCAGATGCAGCAGCTTGTACAGGACCCAGGATACTTGTTGCAACAGCAATTTGAACAACAGCCGCCGCCACAGCAGCCTCAACAGCAACAACAGCAGCAGTTCATTCATGGTACTCATTTCATTCACCATGCTCCTCCTGGGGCCGTGCCGATTTCCGCCTACTATCCAGTATATCCTTCCCAGCAACAGTCCCACCCCCAGGTTTACTACGTTCCTGCGAGACAGCCCCCGGCTTACAACATGCCTGTTCAGCAGCCTAACATGGCTGAATCCGCCTCAAACATTCCTTCCAGCCGTCCCCAGACTCCACCAAATCCCACCACATTGGTTCCACCTTCTGCAGCTTACAACCCCATGAGAAATGCTCCCATGCCCAAGACTGAAATGACGGCAGCTGCATACAGAGCTGTGAGTGCCGGTACCCCTCAATTGGTTCAAGTTCCTACCAGTCAGCATCAGCAACAGTATGTTGCTTACTCCCAGATTCACCACCCTTCTCAGTCTATTGCTCAAAATTCTGCTCCCCCTCCTAATTATGCTTTTGATTATGCGGATCCGGCACATGCTCAGATATACTACTCTCAACCTCTGGCACCCTCAATGCCTTCTCAGTACCAGACCATGACAGCCGCTGCCATGGTAATGCCGGACGGTTCCACTCAGCAACCCTCGGACAACATGAAGCAACAGATAAGAACTTCACAGCCATTATAAACTTGTCATTAAAACAAAAGTGAAACAATTTTGAAGAAAACCGGTTTGGTTTGCcctttttaagttttatatatGTAGTTCCAGTCGGTCAGTCATGTTTGGTGCATGTTTGTGGTTATCTatttgcatagaaaaataagaaaagaaactgTGATAATCTTCTTCTCATCCCTGTAAAAGGAAATTGGTCCAAGGTTTATACTGTAAAAGTTCAAGTCTCTAAAACATTTTATTGTGAAGGTCATATATCAATTCCTGAAATGATtgtcatatataaatatattttgccattgttttcttttctttctttggtATGTGATTTATTTTTTCATGGAAAATTTGATTGATTGTGGCCATTTCGGTTGTTGGACTATGATTTTGTCGTTCTTCTGCTATATCCATCTTCGCCTAGAAGGACCACAACTACGCACTTTTAcatagaaaaatgaatttttaatcaCACGTTTATTTGGCCCTTTCATCCTTCTTGCTCGTTTTCTATGGAAAATCATGTTTTCAGTTTGCTGCGCATGACCAAACAAAAATGTGCAGCCAAGTTTGAGTGTGTTTTTTAAGATTATCTGTTTGAACAAagcttttaaaaaatgaaaaattacttttaaacaTTTTAGATTAATTGGATAAAgttcttaataaatttttaacttagaaaagaaTCAATTCATACTTTCTTTTGTTTCCTGAAGCAagtaaaaattgtttttaaagTAACTTagaaatataaagaaaattttttgtaacTAAAGGAATATGCAAATGTTCTTGTTCATCATAGAAGTAATATAAAAAAGGAAATTTAGGCGATCACACTCTGAAAGATCATAATTCATAACCCCGCTTTTGTAATTATCTCTCTGGCTTAATGAATGGCATACTTTTCATGCTTCACATTATGCAAGAACGCTATCATATATCTCGTGCATTATTGAGACTGAAAACAACGTGTTGTGGCACCGCAATTCAAGTTCAATTCGATGCATAGGAGAATCAGCTCATGTCACACAACCGTATGATAATGTTAAAGCAAAGATTGGAAAATTTTGACGTATAGTGAACTTTAAGATTCACAAATCCAACCATCATAACAGGGAGTGCACGTTGCTGCATACGTTGTTTTTACTCGATTTCACGTGGCCCCTGTGGCAAAGTACAGCTGATTCGATGCTTTATTGTATTTTAGAATGCACTAATTACTAGTTagtgattaattaaaaattaactaacagTACGAGGTTTAAATGTTATTACTTAGGTTTGCGTAACGCATCTAGTACTAGCTTATGATAACAATAGATTAATGTTAGTTAAATCTGAATAATTGTATAACAATTTAGCTACTGCTTAAGTGAAAATTAAATGCTGACATAAGTGGTTGATGCTGACTGGTTAATGCATGGTTTCTGAGTCATAATATGATTATTGAAGATTATCATGGACAACAAAATTGAAAGAAGAAGCACCGAAGCAGTTGTCAAAAGAGTTCATGGTCCCTACACCCTACTCCTTACCCGTTTTAATGTCAACGGAGTTCATGGGTCCTCAGTATTCCATAAAATGCTTGGGATACAATGAAGCATATAATTGGTCTCTATTCAATGTTCAAGATCAAAATAACGGCAGGGGTCAGGGAGTAGATACTAGAGAGGAGTGTGAATGTGTGATTCCCACTACTCTCCTCTACTCCATCCAACTTGCCTTGCCTTGCAAACCCGAATTCCATGAGATAATTGTAGGTTCAAAGGACATAATTCCATAACGATAAGAGTCACTTCTCTTGTCAAACCATTTTATTCTTCTAGCATTTCATGGATTGGTGGACTGCCAACACTTAAAAAATTGAGTAGGCCACCAAATAATGGCCAGCCCACTAAGGGGCCCACTTCAAGCTCCCAactttaaaaatcctatctgcTTTCAGTTTTAGACGTTCTAACCCcaccaaaaaaataagaagaatcgTTGCGTAATTATATAATAAGCGAACCCCGTTGACATATTCCGAGTGTGTGTAAAGCATTTGCAGATATTCGAACATATAGAATTTGCCAATTTGGAAAAGGAAGAATAAAACtcaatatttatcttttcataACAACCGTGTAATCAATAATAGATGTGAGAGAAAGTAGATCCTGTGGGCTGTGGCCCTCATCGCTGAAATTCCTTTCAACAATCTCTACCACAGTTGAAGATTGGACTTGCCATGCataaaacaagcatgaaacttcACACACGGAGAGAGACGAGTGCGAAAGCTTTCAGTTTTGATTTTGGTTTTTCAGCCTTGCTTCCTTCGCAGATGGTGACTCAATGGGCTTTTAAGCCCACAAAATAACCATGGCCCATTTTGTAGACATTAAGGCCTCATTGTAAAGTTCAATGAAAATGCAATAGCACTCGGCCTTCGATCCAATAAAAAGTCCTAAGTtgaattaaaaaagaatgaacaacaaagagaaaattaaagGCAAAAAATGAAAGGTTAGTATGGAATTATGGATTCATTCAACGACCATAGGAAAGATGATAGATCAGGATTCACGAGCAATTTTGCTTTCTTAATATGAATATCGGAGTATTGTGCAGGTGGAAACTCATGTGCAGTCAATTTCATGTAGAGTTGATAACTGagctgttagatgaaaatttagtcaaatcagtcaagtTATTTAACGACTCTCAGCTATTAATTTCAGgtaaagtcgactgcacctaaGTTTTCACCATTGTACAGACTCTTCAAGACTTAAGCTAAAGAAACAGTTAATTACTTAATTTCATTCCAAATTTCgagcatattattattattattattattaatttatattaaatttagtcCTATCCTGCATGGATTGGTAATGCCGTAATGGTTATCTGCTAGGCTGTGACAGGTAGGACTACTCAATCCACTATACAAGGTAACCTCACAAGGCTTCTAGTTTATTGAGAAATGATTTTTATCCGTCACTTTTATTACtcttttttcatatttaaataagattttaatattattttaaatttataaatatcatCACATCGAAATCATGAGAGGATATCGACTATCGAGTTCACGAATTTTGATCAATCATGAATCAAATTTAAGCATTTAAGTAATACTTGAGTTAAATATATGAATCTATGGTAACTGGTAAATAACAACTTATTACAACAATAATTGGTTTGGCatttttttattggttaaaATGTCTTTAAGTAATTGGATTTGTTCCGTAAAACTTGTAACTTGATCGCGTTATGGGTCCTAGTGGAAATGGATAGCAGTGATGCTAGTGTGTCAGGCTTTCGCGACAGAAATGTTGAATACGAAAACCGCCTGAAACTCGTGGGAAAAAGAAAAGTGTTAAGGGTGCGCATACCACCATCCGCCGCTACATAATTTGCAAATTTGACCGTCGCAATCGATATTTGACAATCAtaccaacaaaacaaaaaacaagaaaCACCAGAAGGAAGTACTTCCTGAGAAGCCTTCCATTTGCACCGCCGACGAGCTTCACTATGTGTCCGTGTCCAATTCCGATTGGAGGCTGGCACTGTGGCGGTACCATCCTTCTCCTCAGGTACGTCACTCGATGCCTCTTAAATCGAGCTATGAATATATGATTTCATTTCCGGGggaatgaaattgaattttgatgcagGCACCTCGAAGGAATCACCCTCTGTTACTGTTGTCGGGAGTTGGCACTAACGCCATTGGATATGACCTTTCTCCTGGGGTACTTTCCTCTTATCATTtgtttatttatacatatttttcttatattctaatttaatcttaaattttCTAGTTTTCCTCCTCTTTTTATGTGTATGCATTACTACTATGCTTGTAGTCATTGTTGTGTGATCTTCTTGTGCTGGTAAACTTGCCAAGTGCTAAATTGTGGAGGTTAGTTAGAATTAGAATTTTGGAACCTTGATTGATTTTTGATGTCCGTAATTTGTTGATTGGATGATTGACGCGTGTGTTGGATCAAATCAATCACATCTCTGAGTTCATGTTATGAGTATGACCCTAAGCATTAGAATGAGATCCTACAGCATCATAACAATGTTTATGTTTGTAGGAACAGGAAGTTTGGTAGCAAAATTCTGGATGCATCTTCCATATTTCTCTGGTTGAAGTTGCATTTTCCCCTTCATATTACTATGTTTCAGTTATTAAAGTAACAtacttttgagttttgagtaATCAATGTTGTTGTCTGCCTAATGGTAGGTTGTCACTTGAATTTTCTttgctatatatatgtattctttCAGGTTTATGTATGCATGTACTATGTTGGAGTCCCCCCACTAACACATGATATATACTGCAGTCATCATTTGCACGCTACATGTCTGGTCAGGGTTTTGAAACCTGGATCCTTGAATTACGAGGAGCTGGTTTGAGTGTCAATGGTTCAAATTCCAAAGATATTCAAAAGTCTTCCCAAGCAATATCTGACAGGATGGAAGCTACTTCAGAAAGTGCATCTAACTCGAATGGAGTTGTGGCCTCAGAAAAAGAGTTGAATAACATTTTAGATGCAATATCTGACAAGATGGAATCTGCTTCGAAGAGTGCGTCGAAGTCAAATGGTGCTGTGGCTTCAGAAAAAGAATTGAATAACAATTCAGAAGCAATATCTGAATCTGACACTTCTTCCTCCCTGGAAGTAGAAACTGGCAATGGTGCAGTCAGTGAAGAACTTACTAGGTTAGCTACTGTTTGGGATGAATCAAAATTGGTTGCAAGGTTGACAGAGACTTTTATGCGTTTGTCTGAAAGAGTATCTGGGTTTCTTAGTGATAACCAATCTAAGATAATGTCTACCAAATTACTTGATCAAATATCAAAACTTTTGGTTGATTCTCCATTATATGAACGATTCAATGAGATAAGAGGAAAGCTTTCAGCTTTGTTGGAAACAGGGCAAAACTCTGGTATTACTAATCAAATAATTGATCTGAGTCAAAAGCTAGTAAAAATTATTGAGGAAAGCCAGCTCTCTGTTTCTCCTCCGTTATTTGATCTACAAGCACGCTTCACTTCTACCATAGAAGATTTTCAAAGGCAACTTGATTTGATGGTGAAGTATGATTGGGACTTCGATCATTACTTGGAAGAAGATGTTCCTGCTGCGGTGAGGTGACTTCTTATCATGCTTGAAAGCTGTATATTGATCGCTCATGTTTATTGTGTTGACAATTATTAACAATTATATCTTTGCAATCACTTTCTTCTGCCTAGTATTTGCAAGGAACTTTCTCTGGCTGTACATCcttatgtgattttttttttaaaccaatACAGATAGAATACATAATGAATGAAAGCAAGCCAAAAGATGGTAAATTGCTTGCAATTGGACACTCCATGGGTGGTATCTTGCTGTACTCGATGCTGTCACGGTTTGGTAAGTTGTCTGGTCTTTGGTAGTACGAATTGAGCATTAACTTTTACCTTTTCTTTGTTAACATATTCTTTGTTTATGTATGGCTGTCAAGTTATCTGTATCCCAATGCTGGGTTGATTGGGAATACTTTCATTCAGTTTCTGATTAGATATCAAATTGGTTATTAGCATGTTTTATCATTTCATTCTAGCTTGTGAAGAAAAAGAATCCAGATTAGCTGCAGTGGTTACACTAGCATCATCTTTAGACTACACGTCGTCCAAATCAACTCTAAAGTTGCTCTTACCCCTTGTAAGTGGATGGTTTTGCTGTTTCTGTTTATCTCTGTACATAGATGTACTGGTTAACTTTGCATAATTACTGATATAGTACTGAATTTGGTCACTTATCAAACAGGCAGATCCTGCACAGGCTCTGAATGTCCCTGTTGTTCCCTTGGGAGCAATGTTGGCTGCAGCTTATCCTCTTTCATCTCGTCCACCATATGTGTTATCATGGTTAAATACTTTGATTTCTGCTGAGGACATGATGGATGCAGATTTGTTAAAAAGGCTGGTCTTAAATAACTTCTGTAAGTGCTCCTACTCGTCTACCAAATAGCCTAATTTGTTAGGAGGGTCGGTTATTGAGATGGTATTAAAGGCTCTGATTTTGAAGTTCAACCCTTGTTGCTATATTTTCCataattaagttgaattttACTGCATGGTAAAATGGGCTAGCGCTCCATGTGGTTTCATATTTGGCTTGTAATGCCATGAACTGCTATATGTTCTTTGTGGATGTAGTTGCTTTTGGTCTGGAATAGGTTTGGTACATGTTGTATACAAAAAGGGTGTATTCTTTAGTTAAGGAAAATaggaaattattattgacttgtCAATAGACCAATGTAACTGACTGTTGTATGATATAATTGCAACTGGTAGGTACTATACCAGCAAAACTTATCTTGCAACTCACAACAGCATTTAGAGAGCGTGGGTTATGTAACAGGAATGGGACCTTTTTCTACAAGGATCATATACACAAAAGCAATGTCCCTATCTTAGCTATTGCTGGAGACCGAGATATGATTTGTCCACCTGAAGCTGTGGAAGGTAaacattatatttataaatgCCTATTTATTTGCCCCAAGTTTAAACAAGTGAAGGTacttcttttgtttgtttgttttgttttgtttttttaattttttaatttttaattgttagaAACTGTTAAGCTGATTCCTGATCACCTGGTTACCTATAAACTTTTTGGCGAGCCTGAAGGTCCACATTATGCTCATTATGACTTGGTTGGAGGAAGAATGGTATGAACCTACCCCGTTTGgttgttattgttaattatattttagatactagagaattgtttttttttttcaaaaaaagacAATAACATAGTCAAAGCGCAATTTATTTGCCTAACCTGGTTACTGGCAGTAGAAGTGCATTACCACAAACCGTACAATGTTAGGAGGTTGAAATCTAGAGTCACCCTTGTTTTGTGTGTGTATTCATATTCTCTTTCATGTTTTCTGCTGCTAAAATTTTTGTGATGTTTATTCTATTCATATTTTGAACGCAGGCGGTGGAGCAGGTTTATCCATGCATAATTGAATTTCTGAGTAGTCACGACAAGTGATTTACACCATCAATTTCATCAAATGCATTGTTCTTTGACCATGCTTGATTACTAAATCCCAAAGAGGCATAGTATATCTTTTCTCATGTGCCTTTTGCACATCCATTTGGAGCTTATGCTTACACATGTGGGTGTGGATGTTACTCGCAGCATCACTATGTATATGTTACCGTACATAGTCTATACAAGAAAGTTGAGAGTTTAAGTTTATAGATCCTTTTGTGCTTTGAAGTTTTCCAAGGGTAGAGTGATAGGAATTATATACTTTTAAGATGAATCTGTAAGAACATAGTATTTGCTTGCGGCATAGTCCCTGATATCTGAATTGCTGTAAAAGTTGTGTAAATACCATGCCCTGCTCAAGTTTCTTCAATGAATTTGGACCAAGCCAACTGGTCAGGTTTTGGTAAGACTCACTTATCGATGTAATTCTTTCCTTTTtcgaataataaaaaaaagaaaatgttttatttgttcacttattattttgtttttaacagagatataaaaaatgagtaaactagtGCCTGCCTCTAATTATATACTTACTGTTGATTGGTTGATAACAAACAATAAATGATGCTCGTAGACATATCAACCATCAAGAAGAAAGAGTATATTGTAACTACATCCACAGTTTCTTTTAGCCGAAAAACATATTAAACTTactgttaaatttttttaccgaAGATATAGAACATTTAGATATACAAAACATAACTCTAGATGTGGCTTTTAACTGCATAACTCGTAAGCACCATCAAAATCAGTGTTATAATAGAAGAAACTTACATGGTTACATCTCCTATAAATCCAGCTTGAGTTGTCATCTCGTTAGAGGAATCGTTAGACGTGCATGAAGGAGGAAACAGAAAAGTGCCTAAATGTTGGGTTATGAATGAACGGTGATTGATACCACCAACTATTAGTGCATAGTTTGTTCTATAATTCTTAAGACACCCTTTGCCAAAGAGGTTCATAGGGTAGGAACTAGGAGCATGTTTCTTGAAAGCTGAAGTAGTAGACACATTGTCGTCATTAGGAGCAAAAGTCAATAGCAATAGAATGAAAAAGCAAATACAATCCGTAATCAACACCTCTCAATTATCCTATTCATCAGCCACatttgtgtacactgaccactGTTCTTGATCCTGACATCTTCAACAATAATCTAAATCAATCGTAGGTTGTACCTAGAATTTTGAAGTTCAAGATTAGTAACAGGCTGTCATATAATGAGTTCATGAATATATCTTATCCTGCTGAGACCCCTCCGGCATAGCTATCAAGATCCTGGCCGGTAGACGCCAGCAGGAACTCTCCTTCGGCATTGCCATCAGGGAATGAGCCTGAACTAAC encodes the following:
- the LOC107467379 gene encoding leucine-rich repeat extensin-like protein 5 (The sequence of the model RefSeq protein was modified relative to this genomic sequence to represent the inferred CDS: added 158 bases not found in genome assembly), with the protein product MEAQPPTPPHTAQPPPLSSVAPPPQQPQQPVPPPSSHLNYPDSVDSSPRSRNTDSWDEPFPPASSKLRLMCSYGGHIVPRPHDKSLCYVGGDTRIVVVERTTSLADLSTRLSKTFLNGRPFSLKYQLPNEDLDSLISVTTDEDLDNMIDEYDRTNNNPSVKPSRIRLFLFPTKPESVQSIPPILESSAKSDDWFLNALNGSGLLNRGFSDSASVNCLLGLDDDASGNNVDHSSRDPVEASSQPGSFGNGKNPKQEVHSVPDSPMLETTSSFGSTSSSPSLANLPPIRVHVEDGSGGGGVRMVQDHKVLGIEEQFAQMGVSVAGGLGQKQDEGLVVLSSPPPPPVPVTLSAAGVGVPVSSALVSGEYQNRVFSDDERSDHSVPVGYRKPPTPQPQLQQQPQLQPQPQSQPQQTQSQSQPQHQQVLQPQFQPKSTGVVDLPSPDSVSSDSSLSNAISRQKAVIYQDQVQIQPGTTRVPSNPVDPKLNVSDPHGRIQMQQLVQDPGYLLQQQFEQQPPPQQPQQQQQQQFIHGTHFIHHAPPGAVPISAYYPVYPSQQQSHPQVYYVPARQPPAYNMPVQQPNMAESASNIPSSRPQTPPNPTTLVPPSAAYNPMRNAPMPKTEMTAAAYRAVSAGTPQLVQVPTSQHQQQYVAYSQIHHPSQSIAQNSAPPPNYAFDYADPAHAQIYYSQPLAPSMPSQYQTMTAAAMVMPDGSTQQPSDNMKQQIRTSQPL
- the LOC107467202 gene encoding uncharacterized protein LOC107467202 produces the protein MDSSDASVSGFRDRNVEYENRLKLVGKRKVLRKHQKEVLPEKPSICTADELHYVSVSNSDWRLALWRYHPSPQAPRRNHPLLLLSGVGTNAIGYDLSPGSSFARYMSGQGFETWILELRGAGLSVNGSNSKDIQKSSQAISDRMEATSESASNSNGVVASEKELNNILDAISDKMESASKSASKSNGAVASEKELNNNSEAISESDTSSSLEVETGNGAVSEELTRLATVWDESKLVARLTETFMRLSERVSGFLSDNQSKIMSTKLLDQISKLLVDSPLYERFNEIRGKLSALLETGQNSGITNQIIDLSQKLVKIIEESQLSVSPPLFDLQARFTSTIEDFQRQLDLMVKYDWDFDHYLEEDVPAAIEYIMNESKPKDGKLLAIGHSMGGILLYSMLSRFACEEKESRLAAVVTLASSLDYTSSKSTLKLLLPLADPAQALNVPVVPLGAMLAAAYPLSSRPPYVLSWLNTLISAEDMMDADLLKRLVLNNFCTIPAKLILQLTTAFRERGLCNRNGTFFYKDHIHKSNVPILAIAGDRDMICPPEAVEETVKLIPDHLVTYKLFGEPEGPHYAHYDLVGGRMAVEQVYPCIIEFLSSHDK